The following coding sequences are from one Eptesicus fuscus isolate TK198812 chromosome 7, DD_ASM_mEF_20220401, whole genome shotgun sequence window:
- the LOC103285546 gene encoding keratin, type II cuticular Hb3-like, giving the protein MTMRRHSQRLGYSKEELDRLNKAIQRLTVDVDRAESQPCELEGALQEEGASGRVKGKLAWLEAALQRARQDMVRQLREYQELMVVKLGLDFEIATYHKLLEGEERRLGLRREAESLRAGSDALERSTPGRSGPLCGSPGCVGEFSCRDFPGC; this is encoded by the exons ATGACCATGCGGAGACACTCGCAGAGGCTGGGGTACAGCAAGGAAGAGCTGGACAGGCTTAACAAGGCCATCCAGCGGCTGACTGTGGATGTGGACAGAGCTGAGAGTCag cCCTGTGAACTAGAGGGAGCTCTGCAGGAGGAGGGTGCCTCAGGCAGAGTCAAGGGCAAGCTGGCCTGGTTGGAGGCTGCCCTGCAACGGGCCAGGCAGGATATGGTGCGGCAGCTGCGGGAGTACCAGGAGCTCATGGTCGTCAAGCTGGGCCTGGACTTTGAGATCGCCACCTATCACAAGCTGCTGGAGGGCGAGGAGAGAAG gcttggcctGAGACGGGAAGCAGAGAGCCTCA GAGCAGGCTCCGACGCCCTGGAGAGGAGCACTCCGGGCCGCAGCGGCCCGCTCTGCGGCTCCCCAGGCTGTGTTGGGGAATTCAGCTGCAGAGACTTCCCCGGATGTTGA
- the LOC103285545 gene encoding keratin, type II cuticular Hb1, whose protein sequence is MSCLSTRLGGPCGVRAFSCASACGPRPGRCCISAAPYRGVSCYRGLTGGFGSQSVCGAFRSGSCGRSFGYRSGGVCGPSPPCITTVSVNESLLTPLNLEIDPNAQCVKHEEKEQIKCLNSRFAAFIDKVRFLEQQNKLLETKWQYYQNRKCCESNLEPLFEGYIETLRREAECVEADSGRLASELNHVQEVMEGYKKKYEEEVALRATAENEFVVLKKDVDCAYLRKSDLEANAEALTQEIDFLRRLYEEEIRVLHAHISDTSVVVKMDNSRDLNMDCVIAEIKAQYDDIASRSRAEAESWYRSKCEEMKATVIRHGETLRRTKEEINELNRMIQRLTAEVENAKCQNTKLEVAVKQSEEQGETAVSDARCKLAELEAALQKAKQDMACLLKEYQEVMNSKLGLDIEIATYRRLLEGEEQRLCEGIGAINVCVSSSRGGVVCGDLCVSGSRPVTGSACSAPCSGNLAVNTGMCAPCGQSCGSGRMVRFA, encoded by the exons aTGTCCTGCCTATCCACCCGCCTGGGCGGCCCCTGCGGGGTCCGCGCCTTCAGCTGCGCCTCCGCCTGCgggccccggcccggccgctGCTGCATCAGCGCCGCCCCCTACCGCGGGGTCTCCTGCTACCGCGGCCTCACAGGGGGCTTTGGCAGCCAGAGCGTCTGCGGCGCCTTCCGCTCCGGCTCCTGCGGACGCAGCTTCGGGTACCGCTCAGGCGGCGTGTGCGGACCCAGCCCGCCCTGCATCACCACCGTGTCCGTCAATGAGAGCCTCCTCACGCCCCTCAACCTGGAGATCGACCCCAACGCGCAGTGCGTGAAGCATGAGGAGAAGGAGCAGATCAAGTGTCTCAACAGCAGGTTCGCTGCCTTCATCGACAAG GTGCGCTTCCTGGAGCAGCAGAACAAGCTGCTGGAGACCAAGTGGCAGTACTACCAGAACCGCAAGTGCTGCGAGAGCAACCTGGAGCCGCTGTTTGAGGGCTACATCGAGACGCTGAGGCGGGAGGCCGAGTGTGTGGAGGCCGACAGCGGGAGGCTGGCCTCTGAGCTCAACCACGTGCAGGAGGTGATGGAGGGCTACAAGAAGAA GTATGAAGAGGAGGTGGCACTCAGGGCCACTGCTGAGAATGAATTTGTAGTCCTAAAGAAG GACGTGGACTGCGCCTACCTGCGCAAATCAGACCTGGAGGCCAACGCGGAGGCCCTGACCCAGGAGATCGACTTCCTGCGGCGACTGTatgaggag GAGATCCGTGTCCTCCACGCCCACATCTCAGACACCTCCGTCGTCGTCAAGATGGACAACAGCCGGGACCTGAACATGGACTGCGTCATTGCCGAGATCAAGGCTCAGTATGACGACATCGCCAGCCGCAGCCGGGCCGAGGCCGAGTCCTGGTACCGCAGCAAG TGCGAGGAGATGAAGGCCACCGTGATCCGTCACGGGGAGACCCTGCGCCGCACCAAGGAGGAGATCAATGAGCTGAACCGCATGATCCAGAGGCTGACCGCCGAGGTCGAGAACGCCAAGTGCCAG AACACCAAGCTGGAGGTCGCAGTGAAGCAGTCGGAGGAGCAGGGCGAGACGGCCGTCAGCGATGCCCGCTGCAAGCTGGCCGAGCTGGAGGCCGCCCTGCAGAAGGCCAAGCAGGACATGGCCTGCCTGCTCAAGGAGTACCAGGAGGTGATGAACTCCAAGCTGGGCCTGGACATCGAGATCGCCACCTACAGGCGCCTGCTGGAGGGCGAGGAGCAGAG GTTGTGTGAAGGGATTGGTGCTATAAATGTCT GTGTCAGCAGCTCCCGGGGTGGCGTTGTCTGTGGGGACCTCTGCGTGTCGGGCTCCAGGCCCGTGACCGGCAGCGCCTGCAGCGCCCCCTGCAGCGGGAACCTAGCGGTGAACACCGGAATGTGTGCGCCCTGCGGACAGAGCTGTGGCAGCGGCCGCATGGTGCGGTTTGCCTAG